One genomic window of Elaeis guineensis isolate ETL-2024a chromosome 2, EG11, whole genome shotgun sequence includes the following:
- the LOC140855872 gene encoding senescence-specific cysteine protease SAG39-like — MAHRCFVLALIVLGVWVFGAMARGIADVPMSTRHEQWMAQYGRVYKDAAEKERRFQIFKDNCNYIESVNRAGNRKYKLGLNQFADMTNEEFKASHLGFKPMRLTKSTTGSFQYANLTDVSDSVDWRTRGAVTPVKNQGSCGCCWAFSTVAAIEGITQINNGNLVSLSEQQVVDCDVKDGNRGCHGGFMTRAFQYVIDNGGITTEENYPYMAADGTCDTNKASSSAATISGYQNVPVNDESSLLQAVSKQPVSVGIDGGGQDFQHYSSGIFAGPCETNMDHAVTAIGYGTAEDGTKYWLLKNSWGTTWGEKGYMRIQRDVSAPEGLCGIAKLASYPTA; from the exons ATGGCTCACCGATGCTTTGTGCTTGCATTGATAGTCCTAGGTGTTTGGGTCTTTGGAGCCATGGCTCGTGGCATTGCTGACGTCCCCATGTCGACAAGGCACGAGCAGTGGATGGCTCAATATGGGCGAGTCTACAAGGATGCAGCAGAAAAAGAGAGACGATTCCAAATCTTTAAAGACAACTGCAACTACATCGAGTCTGTCAATAGAGCCGGCAATCGCAAGTATAAGCTCGGTCTCAACCAGTTTGCTGACATGACCaacgaggagttcaaggcctctcacCTTGGATTCAAGCCCATGCGCCTTACAAAGTCCACGACAGGAAGCTTTCAGTATGCCAACCTGACCGACGTATCTGACAGCGTAGACTGGAGAACCAGAGGTGCAGTTACTCCTGTCAAAAATCAAGGCTCATGTG GGTGCTGTTGGGCATTCTCCACTGTAGCAGCCATTGAAGGGATTACTCAAATCAACAATGGCAACTTGGTCTCCTTGTCGGAGCAACAAGTTGTAGACTGTGACGTCAAAGATGGAAACCGAGGATGCCACGGGGGATTCATGACTCGTGCCTTCCAATACGTCATTGATAATGGAGGGATAACAACTGAAGAGAATTATCCTTACATGGCAGCTGATGGCACTTGTGACACCAACAAGGCATCATCATCGGCAGCTACCATCAGCGGCTACCAGAACGTGCCCGTAAATGATGAGTCCTCGCTCTTACAGGCAGTCTCAAAGCAGCCTGTTTCAGTTGGCATTGATGGTGGTGGGCAAGACTTCCAGCACTACTCCAGTGGCATCTTCGCTGGCCCATGTGAAACTAATATGGACCATGCTGTGACTGCTATTGGTTACGGGACAGCTGAGGATGGGACCAAATATTGGCTGCTCAAGAATTCGTGGGGTACAACTTGGGGTGAGAAAGGATACATGCGCATCCAGCGTGACGTTAGTGCACCGGAAGGGCTTTGTGGTATTGCCAAGCTTGCTTCTTACCCAACAGCATAA